From Anaerohalosphaera lusitana, one genomic window encodes:
- a CDS encoding CvpA family protein — protein sequence MFAYIAIPLITILCVAQFYLKNSLLKSVATLLSALIALITAFGFYEPLAETLISRGYGVEWAQPGCFILLFAITFAVARILSDFMIGANIEFGRVPRVVSAIVCGALVGIIVSGTLIVALAMTPLHPKIPYDRFGESLNVSQPKSTLLNADVVVTKLFNVTSGGSFSAKRSFGVYHADFVDQLHLSRRKTGEDVMTIAARDAITIEKDGVKRIDSGTGPARTHIRVGIKGSSVKDGGARQENQYVAFTPAQMRLVCVSKTDPSDASILYPKAYKPAKQNWPASRDEKIDLDEVIKFAPNDFKSQQKIAWIDLAYQVPSNCRPLAVEFKKNTIEKVPSASEGDDEPMPADTSGEDAAEE from the coding sequence ATGTTCGCATATATAGCAATACCACTGATAACCATACTTTGTGTCGCACAGTTTTATCTGAAGAATTCGCTGTTGAAATCGGTGGCAACGCTGCTTTCTGCGTTGATAGCATTGATCACAGCGTTTGGGTTTTATGAGCCGCTTGCCGAGACACTGATATCGCGGGGTTACGGGGTTGAATGGGCGCAGCCCGGCTGTTTTATCCTTTTGTTCGCGATCACTTTTGCAGTGGCTCGTATTCTTTCGGACTTTATGATCGGTGCGAATATAGAGTTCGGCAGGGTTCCGAGAGTGGTGTCGGCGATAGTGTGCGGAGCGTTGGTGGGGATCATAGTTTCAGGTACTTTGATCGTCGCTCTTGCAATGACACCATTGCATCCGAAGATACCTTATGACCGGTTCGGCGAATCACTGAATGTTTCTCAGCCTAAAAGTACTTTGCTGAATGCCGATGTGGTGGTAACAAAACTTTTTAATGTGACGTCAGGCGGGTCGTTCAGCGCTAAGCGTAGTTTTGGCGTTTATCACGCGGACTTTGTCGATCAGCTTCACTTGAGCAGGCGAAAGACAGGCGAAGATGTGATGACGATCGCAGCAAGGGATGCGATAACGATCGAGAAGGACGGGGTCAAGCGGATCGACTCTGGCACGGGCCCGGCGAGAACGCATATACGAGTTGGAATCAAGGGCAGCAGCGTGAAGGACGGCGGCGCGAGACAGGAAAATCAATATGTCGCATTCACTCCGGCACAGATGAGACTTGTATGCGTTTCCAAGACCGATCCTTCTGATGCGAGCATTCTATATCCGAAGGCATATAAGCCGGCGAAGCAGAATTGGCCAGCGTCGAGGGATGAGAAGATCGATCTCGACGAAGTGATCAAATTCGCTCCCAACGATTTCAAGAGTCAGCAGAAGATCGCGTGGATCGATCTGGCGTATCAGGTTCCATCGAACTGCAGGCCGCTTGCGGTAGAATTCAAAAAGAACACAATTGAGAAGGTTCCCTCTGCAAGTGAGGGCGATGATGAGCCGATGCCGGCGGACACATCAGGAGAAGATGCGGCCGAGGAATGA
- a CDS encoding MipA/OmpV family protein, whose translation MSFKSYVILMGVVLFAGSGAGETIRTVEREDRVFQAGPGVLISDKAQEGVDTDVWPIPAVYYREGRFSIFGPRARYVLHYEEDDLLVGATAQMRNEGYEDDDSRVLRGMGERRATLEAGLTVRKYFGWGRVTAEWTSDVLNEHKGHEIELLANRWFNNAFDVEGLRMLPTVGVNWRSKQLNDHYYGVEADEARGFRPAYEVGSTVGLLTSLRVDYPLNDQWNLFSSVSAEWFDGEITDSPIVGQHYKLTAVLGAMYKF comes from the coding sequence ATGAGTTTCAAATCGTATGTGATATTGATGGGAGTGGTTTTGTTTGCAGGATCCGGAGCAGGTGAGACAATCCGTACTGTTGAGAGGGAGGACAGGGTTTTCCAGGCGGGACCCGGCGTGCTTATCTCTGATAAGGCTCAGGAGGGAGTTGATACGGATGTGTGGCCGATCCCGGCTGTTTATTACAGGGAGGGACGCTTTTCGATATTCGGGCCGAGGGCGAGGTATGTGCTGCATTACGAAGAGGACGATCTGCTGGTTGGGGCGACCGCTCAGATGAGGAACGAAGGGTACGAGGACGATGACAGCCGGGTGCTGCGGGGCATGGGGGAGAGACGCGCGACGCTGGAGGCGGGGCTTACGGTGCGGAAGTATTTCGGTTGGGGGCGGGTGACCGCTGAATGGACGTCGGATGTACTAAACGAACATAAGGGGCATGAGATCGAGTTGCTGGCGAATCGGTGGTTTAACAACGCTTTTGATGTCGAAGGGCTTCGAATGCTGCCGACGGTTGGAGTGAACTGGCGGAGCAAGCAGCTCAATGATCATTATTACGGTGTCGAAGCAGACGAGGCGAGAGGGTTTCGGCCTGCGTATGAGGTCGGCAGCACGGTGGGTCTGCTGACATCGCTGCGTGTGGATTATCCGCTGAACGATCAGTGGAACCTTTTCAGCTCTGTATCGGCGGAGTGGTTTGACGGGGAGATCACGGACAGCCCTATCGTGGGACAGCATTATAAGCTTACCGCGGTGCTGGGAGCGATGTATAAGTTTTAG
- a CDS encoding alpha-L-fucosidase → MRTFKKFLVTACLALTFGLTHARQVKPLTGQWQFIKSDVSVKDSTKDTIDGKSWQTVTVPHTWNAKDAQSGGEYYTGTACYRKTVDIPADLKGKRIFIRFEGVGQVADVYINGKKAGSHKGAYSAFCYEITPGVEFGQTNTIFVRANNEPRPDVIPVNHNLFMVFGGIYRPVSLIITDDIHITPTDYASPGIYIRQNSVTEEKADITVTAKLKNDNMASRQVQMRTIVKDAQDKVVATKSSDLTLPSMVVNSYKQSLTVENPTLWHGRKNPYLYSLTVQLTSEGNVLDEVTEPLGLRYYSMDKQKGFILNGEPYRLYGVCRHQEWKDHGSALTNEQHKTDFDMIYDIGATSIRLAHYQQAEFVYDYCDKLGFIIWAEVPFVNTWKGQEGENAKQQIRELVRQNYNHPSIFVWGLHNEVYGSSTMSYPVQVTKEMHDIAKTEDPDRFTVSVSGYGSLKRPMDCHADLQGNNRYFGWYYGAPDGLGPWIEGTRKVRPDTLVSVSEYGAGGNPDHQAENLTKANPISGQFFSEQYQAMIHEVQWAQIEEHPIVWSSYVWNMFDFCVPGWNRGGVKGLNHKGLVTYDRKTKKAAFYMYKANWSDDPVLYIRDKRLKERTNPAADIVVYSNLKDVTLTLNGKDFDSVNPDHCVFTWQDVVLESGKNTVKVTATRDGKTFTDTCTWNVDPSKADLGKGVIASSSETSKGNIARNAADGKTNTYWSTNERNPWIRFELKEPKEVDEISILWYNSSERVYPFEIETSLDGQTWKQALSTKSRSEKGFETYKFDPVKAKYVRIKGHGNNKTAFTAMYEVKLDGLAPVGDAELDKSAGDTQKVEKDKYETWVRRTDSAAEKWRDNRFGQFIHWGIYSLLGGEYDGKTYDYAAEWIQVSARIPGDEYAKLANEFNPEKFDAKRWAKLFKQAGVKYVVITTKHHDGFCLWDSKYTEFDMASTPYGKGVLKELADAVRAEGIDMGFYYSIIDWNHPDYKYAIKSDADRKQYRRYLDYMKDQLTELMTEFGEIKILWFDGRWDPAYKQNPEYGIEIEAHCRELNPDVIINDRVRAYDSLADYDAQYERRLPNTEKLASVDWESCMTIPKKTWGYHKAPGDWKSSKTIVEMLAKCASHSGNFLLNIGPKPDGSIREEEATRLKTVGEWMDRNGQAIYGCSKPDDHLTFSKGIQLSAKDDKLFAMIFDADVDKVTIEGMYKKPESVVLLSSPDANWPAWDYSNGKLTIELPEKQLDPIAPVFQITLDD, encoded by the coding sequence ATGAGAACGTTCAAGAAGTTTCTTGTAACGGCATGTCTGGCCCTGACGTTCGGCCTCACGCATGCGCGTCAGGTCAAACCATTGACCGGACAATGGCAGTTCATCAAATCGGATGTCTCCGTCAAGGATTCAACGAAGGACACAATTGACGGCAAATCCTGGCAGACCGTCACCGTTCCTCACACCTGGAACGCCAAAGACGCCCAGTCCGGCGGCGAATACTACACCGGCACAGCCTGCTACCGCAAAACAGTCGATATCCCTGCCGACCTTAAAGGCAAACGCATCTTCATCCGTTTCGAAGGCGTAGGACAGGTCGCCGATGTCTACATCAACGGCAAAAAAGCAGGCAGCCACAAAGGCGCATACTCCGCCTTCTGCTACGAAATAACCCCCGGCGTCGAGTTCGGCCAGACGAACACAATTTTCGTCAGAGCCAACAACGAACCGCGCCCGGACGTCATCCCAGTGAACCACAACCTCTTCATGGTCTTCGGCGGCATCTACAGACCCGTCTCACTCATCATCACGGATGACATTCACATCACACCGACCGACTACGCATCTCCCGGAATATACATCCGCCAGAACAGTGTTACCGAAGAAAAGGCGGACATCACCGTCACAGCTAAGCTCAAAAACGACAACATGGCCTCCCGGCAGGTCCAAATGAGGACCATCGTCAAAGACGCCCAAGACAAAGTCGTTGCCACCAAAAGCAGCGACCTAACCCTCCCCTCGATGGTCGTTAACAGCTACAAGCAATCGCTGACCGTCGAAAACCCGACCCTCTGGCACGGCCGAAAGAACCCATATCTCTACAGCCTCACCGTCCAGCTCACCAGCGAAGGAAACGTCCTCGACGAAGTAACCGAACCACTCGGCCTGCGATACTACAGCATGGACAAGCAAAAGGGCTTCATCCTCAACGGCGAGCCTTACCGCCTTTATGGCGTCTGCCGTCATCAGGAATGGAAGGACCACGGCAGCGCCCTTACCAATGAACAGCACAAAACCGACTTCGACATGATCTACGACATAGGTGCGACCTCCATCCGCCTGGCCCACTATCAGCAGGCCGAATTCGTCTACGACTACTGCGATAAGCTCGGCTTCATCATCTGGGCGGAGGTTCCCTTCGTAAACACCTGGAAGGGACAGGAAGGCGAAAACGCAAAGCAGCAGATCCGCGAACTCGTGCGGCAGAACTACAACCACCCCTCCATCTTCGTCTGGGGCCTGCACAACGAAGTCTACGGATCCAGCACCATGTCCTACCCGGTGCAGGTCACCAAGGAAATGCACGACATCGCCAAAACCGAGGACCCCGACCGCTTCACAGTTTCCGTCAGCGGTTACGGCAGCCTCAAACGCCCCATGGACTGCCACGCCGATCTGCAGGGCAACAACCGCTACTTCGGCTGGTACTATGGTGCACCTGACGGCCTCGGCCCTTGGATCGAGGGCACACGCAAGGTACGACCGGACACGCTCGTCTCAGTCAGCGAGTACGGTGCAGGCGGAAACCCCGACCATCAGGCCGAAAACCTGACAAAAGCGAACCCCATCTCTGGCCAGTTCTTCTCCGAGCAGTACCAGGCCATGATCCACGAGGTCCAGTGGGCTCAGATCGAAGAACACCCCATCGTATGGAGCAGCTACGTTTGGAACATGTTCGACTTCTGCGTGCCCGGCTGGAACCGAGGCGGCGTCAAGGGCCTCAATCACAAGGGCCTCGTCACCTACGACCGCAAAACCAAAAAGGCCGCCTTCTACATGTACAAGGCAAACTGGTCCGACGACCCAGTCCTCTACATCCGCGACAAACGCCTCAAAGAACGCACCAATCCCGCAGCGGACATCGTGGTCTATTCCAACCTCAAAGACGTCACTCTGACTCTCAACGGCAAGGACTTCGACTCCGTCAACCCGGACCACTGTGTCTTCACTTGGCAGGACGTCGTACTTGAGTCCGGCAAGAACACCGTAAAAGTCACCGCAACTCGCGACGGCAAAACCTTCACAGATACCTGCACATGGAACGTCGATCCCTCCAAAGCCGACCTCGGCAAAGGTGTGATCGCAAGCAGCTCAGAAACCAGCAAGGGCAACATCGCCCGCAACGCTGCCGATGGAAAGACCAATACCTACTGGAGCACAAACGAACGGAACCCCTGGATCCGCTTCGAACTCAAAGAGCCCAAAGAAGTCGACGAGATATCCATCCTCTGGTACAATAGCAGCGAACGCGTCTATCCCTTCGAGATCGAGACTTCTTTAGACGGCCAAACCTGGAAGCAGGCTCTCTCCACAAAGAGCCGCAGCGAAAAAGGTTTCGAAACGTACAAATTCGACCCCGTCAAGGCGAAGTACGTCCGCATCAAGGGGCACGGCAACAACAAAACCGCCTTCACCGCTATGTACGAGGTTAAGCTGGACGGTCTTGCGCCGGTCGGTGACGCCGAGCTAGATAAAAGTGCAGGCGACACCCAAAAAGTCGAAAAGGACAAGTACGAAACATGGGTGCGCCGCACCGACTCCGCCGCCGAAAAATGGCGCGACAACCGTTTCGGCCAGTTTATCCACTGGGGCATCTACTCCCTGCTGGGCGGCGAATATGACGGCAAAACCTATGATTACGCTGCCGAATGGATACAGGTATCCGCCCGCATCCCCGGCGACGAATACGCAAAACTCGCCAACGAATTCAACCCCGAAAAGTTTGATGCCAAACGCTGGGCAAAACTCTTCAAGCAGGCAGGCGTAAAATACGTCGTCATAACAACCAAACACCACGACGGCTTTTGCTTGTGGGACAGCAAGTACACCGAATTCGACATGGCAAGCACCCCGTACGGCAAAGGCGTCCTCAAGGAACTCGCCGACGCCGTCCGCGCAGAAGGCATCGACATGGGCTTCTACTACAGCATCATAGACTGGAACCACCCCGACTACAAGTACGCCATCAAAAGCGACGCGGACCGCAAGCAGTATCGCCGCTACCTCGACTACATGAAGGACCAGCTAACCGAACTCATGACCGAATTCGGCGAAATAAAGATCCTCTGGTTCGACGGTCGCTGGGATCCCGCCTACAAGCAGAATCCAGAGTACGGCATAGAGATCGAGGCTCACTGCCGCGAGCTCAACCCCGACGTCATCATCAACGACCGCGTGCGTGCTTACGACAGCCTCGCAGACTACGACGCACAATACGAACGCCGCCTCCCGAACACCGAAAAGCTCGCATCGGTCGACTGGGAAAGCTGCATGACCATCCCCAAGAAAACCTGGGGCTACCACAAAGCTCCCGGCGACTGGAAAAGCTCGAAGACCATCGTCGAGATGCTCGCAAAGTGCGCATCGCACAGCGGCAATTTCCTGCTCAACATCGGCCCCAAGCCCGACGGCTCCATCCGTGAAGAAGAGGCAACACGCCTCAAAACTGTCGGCGAATGGATGGACCGCAACGGCCAGGCCATTTACGGCTGTTCAAAACCGGACGACCACCTGACTTTCAGCAAGGGCATCCAGCTCTCGGCCAAAGACGACAAACTTTTCGCAATGATCTTTGACGCCGATGTTGACAAGGTGACGATAGAAGGCATGTACAAAAAGCCCGAATCCGTCGTCCTGCTCAGCAGCCCTGACGCAAACTGGCCAGCATGGGATTACTCAAACGGCAAGCTCACCATCGAATTGCCCGAAAAACAGCTCGATCCCATAGCACCGGTCTTCCAGATCACTCTGGACGATTAA
- a CDS encoding uroporphyrinogen decarboxylase family protein, which yields MTQKQWETLLRTINGELIEPMPVGFIIDSPWLPEWNGIDKLEYFTSDTAWFETNLRAVKEFPDVLMLPGFWAEFGMCTEPSAFGAKCSWYEHELPYADRIISGPEQIDGIKKPKATADGLAPFVLKKLKRYEDDIQNQGHAIRFAIARGPLNIASFLMGATEFLMGLRTDTDRIHRLLRIVTDYTKDWLLLQKEQFNTIDGIFLLDDIVGFCGEPDFKEFAQPYLTELFNCFDASVKFFHNDADGSGCAPHLAQMGVNLFNYSFMHSIQQMKEWTNNEVTLLGNIPPRDVMAIGMPDDVKIAVDTALSDVQDRTKIILSCGGGMVGGTPSRNITAMTEQVAKLQ from the coding sequence TTGACTCAAAAACAGTGGGAAACGCTGCTTCGTACCATCAACGGCGAGCTCATTGAGCCCATGCCCGTTGGTTTCATCATTGACAGCCCCTGGCTGCCCGAGTGGAACGGAATTGACAAACTGGAATACTTTACCAGCGACACCGCCTGGTTCGAAACGAACCTCCGTGCGGTTAAAGAGTTTCCGGATGTCCTCATGCTACCCGGCTTCTGGGCTGAATTCGGCATGTGCACAGAACCCTCCGCCTTCGGTGCCAAATGCTCTTGGTACGAACACGAACTGCCCTACGCAGACAGAATAATCAGCGGCCCCGAGCAGATCGATGGTATCAAAAAACCCAAAGCGACTGCCGACGGCCTCGCACCGTTCGTACTCAAAAAGCTCAAAAGGTACGAAGACGATATCCAGAACCAAGGCCACGCTATCCGTTTCGCAATCGCCCGCGGCCCCCTGAACATCGCATCTTTCCTGATGGGCGCGACCGAGTTTCTCATGGGCCTGCGCACCGACACCGACCGCATCCACAGGCTCCTTCGCATAGTAACCGACTATACAAAAGACTGGCTTTTGCTGCAGAAAGAACAGTTCAACACCATAGACGGCATCTTCCTGCTCGACGACATTGTCGGCTTCTGCGGCGAACCGGATTTCAAAGAATTCGCCCAGCCCTACCTCACCGAGCTGTTCAACTGTTTCGATGCCTCGGTAAAGTTCTTTCACAACGACGCAGATGGCTCCGGCTGCGCACCGCATCTGGCTCAAATGGGCGTAAACCTGTTCAACTACAGCTTCATGCATTCCATACAGCAAATGAAGGAATGGACCAACAACGAAGTGACCCTGCTCGGCAACATACCTCCCCGAGACGTCATGGCAATCGGAATGCCGGATGATGTCAAGATCGCCGTCGACACCGCCCTCAGCGATGTCCAGGACCGCACTAAAATCATCCTATCCTGCGGCGGCGGAATGGTGGGCGGAACACCCAGCCGGAACATCACTGCTATGACCGAACAAGTAGCGAAATTACAATAA
- a CDS encoding radical SAM/SPASM domain-containing protein, with protein MTSLQENIFNSRRRRDEKKFKLWKYAGLMLTYKCSAACAFCYYNCSPDKGGLMKTETAVGAWESLERLAGARASVHITGGEPFLYADRLAEVLNEAKRMGLRPADSVETNASWAVSSSVIERNVRLLKDAGVERLKISWDPFHAEYISTDKIKRLASAAEDILGRERVLVRWADYLDAELDFAGMTEEEKQAVYKSAMGDYPCRLTGRAAGRLGHLAERKPLEIIQKQNCRRTWMDGKGVHIDPYGNIFSGLCSGIIVGNVEDRSLEDIWRSLDIENEQMVARLVEAGPAGLLNTALEAGYEVRGEYAGKCHLCTDIRQFFFDNGRFQGIIGPLECYTD; from the coding sequence GTGACAAGTTTACAGGAAAACATATTCAACAGCAGGCGGCGGCGGGACGAGAAGAAGTTCAAGCTGTGGAAGTATGCGGGGCTGATGCTCACGTACAAGTGTTCGGCGGCGTGTGCGTTCTGCTATTACAACTGCAGTCCGGATAAGGGCGGGCTGATGAAGACCGAGACGGCTGTGGGGGCCTGGGAGTCGCTTGAGCGGCTGGCGGGTGCGCGGGCGTCTGTGCACATTACGGGCGGTGAGCCTTTTTTGTATGCGGACCGGCTTGCAGAGGTGCTGAATGAGGCGAAGCGGATGGGGCTACGTCCCGCGGATTCGGTGGAGACTAATGCTTCGTGGGCGGTGAGCTCGTCTGTTATCGAGAGGAATGTGCGGCTGCTGAAGGATGCGGGGGTGGAAAGGCTCAAGATCAGTTGGGATCCGTTTCATGCTGAGTATATCAGTACGGACAAGATCAAGCGGCTGGCGAGTGCTGCGGAGGATATTCTGGGACGCGAACGGGTGCTGGTGAGGTGGGCGGATTATCTGGATGCCGAGCTGGATTTTGCAGGAATGACGGAAGAGGAGAAGCAGGCGGTATATAAGTCTGCGATGGGCGATTATCCTTGCAGGCTGACCGGCCGGGCCGCGGGGAGGCTTGGGCACCTGGCGGAGAGGAAACCGCTTGAGATCATACAGAAGCAGAACTGCCGGAGGACATGGATGGATGGTAAGGGCGTGCATATCGATCCTTACGGGAACATATTTTCGGGTTTGTGCAGCGGAATAATCGTTGGCAACGTGGAGGATAGGTCGCTGGAGGATATATGGCGGTCGCTGGATATCGAGAATGAGCAGATGGTGGCGCGACTGGTCGAGGCGGGACCGGCAGGCTTGCTAAATACAGCACTTGAAGCGGGTTATGAAGTGCGGGGTGAATATGCCGGTAAATGTCACCTTTGCACCGATATAAGGCAGTTTTTCTTTGACAACGGTAGATTTCAGGGGATAATTGGACCTTTGGAGTGTTATACGGATTAG
- a CDS encoding serine/threonine protein kinase, which produces MSETNFDTMFGRMAVDQGLVTEEDLKKIISELKAYREKNRAVSLRQLMVKRGLMTSDQAKRLKTYISESKSAAGQIPGYKVIGKLGAGAMAVVYKAKQLSLDRIVAIKVLPKRYSEKPNYIKRFYKEGKLAAKLNHNNIVQAIDVGEVGGLYYFVMEYVEGKTLYDDLSKGKIFDEGEALDIITQVARALEHAHAQGMIHRDVKPKNIMINSEGVVKLADMGLARETSDIKAAENERGKAFGTPYYIAPEQVRGELDIDGRADIYALGATLYHMVTGKVPFEAKTPSEVMKKHVTEPIVPPDHLNTSLSAGISEVIEVMMAKKKEERYTNVAELLVDLDAVKAGQPPVRAHDKFNLSDLSELEQEGEAVELEEGEERMYPASTVTGYKIAVTVLSLIIAILLVVILFMANK; this is translated from the coding sequence TTGAGCGAAACTAATTTTGATACAATGTTCGGCAGAATGGCTGTCGATCAGGGCCTGGTCACGGAAGAGGACCTTAAGAAGATCATAAGCGAACTCAAGGCATATCGAGAAAAGAATCGTGCCGTTTCGCTGAGACAGTTGATGGTTAAGCGCGGACTGATGACTTCTGATCAGGCGAAGAGGCTCAAGACTTATATAAGTGAGAGTAAATCGGCGGCCGGACAGATACCTGGTTATAAGGTTATCGGCAAGCTCGGGGCGGGGGCGATGGCGGTTGTTTACAAGGCCAAGCAGCTCAGCCTGGACAGGATCGTAGCGATCAAGGTGCTGCCGAAGCGGTACAGCGAAAAGCCGAACTATATCAAGCGTTTCTATAAAGAGGGGAAGCTTGCGGCGAAGCTGAATCATAACAATATCGTGCAGGCGATCGACGTGGGTGAGGTTGGGGGGCTTTACTACTTCGTGATGGAGTATGTTGAGGGCAAGACGCTTTATGATGATCTGTCGAAGGGTAAGATATTCGATGAGGGTGAGGCGCTGGATATAATCACTCAGGTGGCTCGTGCGCTGGAACACGCGCATGCTCAGGGCATGATCCACAGGGACGTCAAGCCGAAGAACATCATGATCAATTCCGAGGGCGTGGTCAAGCTTGCGGATATGGGGCTTGCGCGTGAGACCTCGGATATCAAAGCGGCGGAGAATGAGAGGGGCAAAGCGTTTGGAACGCCCTACTACATCGCGCCGGAGCAGGTACGGGGGGAGCTGGACATTGACGGGCGAGCAGATATTTACGCGTTGGGGGCGACGCTGTATCATATGGTTACGGGTAAGGTGCCGTTCGAGGCGAAGACACCTTCTGAGGTGATGAAGAAGCATGTGACCGAACCGATCGTGCCGCCGGACCATCTGAACACTTCTCTTTCGGCGGGGATTTCGGAAGTCATCGAAGTGATGATGGCGAAGAAGAAGGAAGAGCGGTATACGAATGTTGCCGAGCTTCTTGTCGATCTGGACGCTGTTAAGGCGGGCCAGCCGCCGGTGCGGGCTCATGACAAATTCAATCTGTCTGACCTGAGCGAGCTGGAACAGGAAGGTGAGGCTGTCGAGCTCGAGGAAGGCGAGGAGCGGATGTATCCTGCGTCAACTGTGACAGGTTACAAGATCGCGGTGACCGTGCTTTCGCTGATAATTGCAATCCTTCTTGTCGTAATCTTATTTATGGCAAATAAATAG
- a CDS encoding TetR/AcrR family transcriptional regulator, with amino-acid sequence MPGKSGTRGRILRLASTLYSTHGCDATTLDDILTAGGITKGAFYHHFKSKEQLCEKIIDQLTNDYEELMGSVSRNADPIDRLRLIVYKLDELHTSGKWVNCRLIFRLYTGTHKSNPQIQYKLSQFWQWYTNEFRELLVECRQAGQLTEEISLETQLELILATMAGAVTLDQVEPTPHGFAHLVDTVLSAMSVEPVVM; translated from the coding sequence ATGCCTGGCAAGAGTGGAACAAGAGGCCGGATACTGCGGCTGGCAAGCACTTTGTACAGCACACACGGGTGTGATGCGACCACGCTGGACGACATACTGACGGCGGGCGGAATCACAAAGGGAGCGTTCTATCATCATTTCAAGAGTAAGGAGCAACTGTGCGAAAAGATCATAGATCAGCTTACCAATGATTATGAGGAGCTGATGGGATCTGTATCTCGAAATGCCGATCCGATCGACCGGCTGCGGCTGATCGTGTATAAGCTGGACGAGCTGCATACCTCCGGAAAATGGGTGAACTGCCGACTAATTTTCCGACTTTACACTGGTACACACAAGTCTAATCCACAGATACAGTATAAGCTGTCGCAGTTCTGGCAGTGGTATACTAACGAGTTTCGTGAGCTTCTGGTGGAGTGCAGGCAGGCGGGTCAGTTGACCGAAGAGATCAGCCTGGAGACCCAGCTCGAACTGATCCTGGCGACGATGGCGGGGGCGGTGACGCTGGATCAGGTGGAGCCGACGCCGCACGGATTTGCTCATCTGGTCGATACTGTTTTGTCAGCTATGTCTGTTGAGCCGGTTGTGATGTAA
- the carA gene encoding glutamine-hydrolyzing carbamoyl-phosphate synthase small subunit, whose product MKAILLLEDGRVFEGRGFGAKGTTCGEVVFNTSMAGYQEILTDPSYNEQIITMTYPQIGNYGTNDNDWESDRVQVAGFIVKENCDYPSNWRSNRSLSDYLKKNKIVGLEGIDTRALVKHIREKGAMRGVISSAELNVQKLQAKLDKYPGLVGRDIVKNATISKPFVWKEGLWDVEADKPEDTGKPKYKVVAYDFGMKHNILRNLASRGCEVHVVPADTPAGRIMQRKPHGIFLSNGPGDPAAVAYAVENIKKLLGKAPIFGICLGHQLLSLALGGTTYKLKFGHRGANHPVKNLRTKEIEITSQNHGFCADLESLKETDVELTHMNLNDNTLEGIYSKKLGAFSVQYHPEASPGPHDASYLFEEFTRLMDEWKKKK is encoded by the coding sequence GTGAAGGCTATCTTATTACTTGAGGACGGCAGAGTATTCGAAGGCAGAGGCTTCGGTGCAAAAGGCACCACCTGCGGCGAGGTTGTGTTCAACACCTCCATGGCAGGCTACCAGGAAATTCTGACCGATCCGTCATACAACGAGCAGATCATAACGATGACCTATCCCCAGATAGGCAACTACGGAACCAACGACAACGACTGGGAATCCGACCGCGTTCAGGTTGCAGGCTTCATCGTCAAGGAAAACTGCGACTACCCCAGCAACTGGCGAAGCAACCGTTCGCTCAGCGACTACCTCAAAAAGAACAAGATCGTTGGTCTCGAAGGCATCGACACTCGCGCACTCGTAAAACACATCCGTGAAAAAGGTGCAATGCGCGGCGTCATATCCTCCGCCGAACTGAACGTCCAGAAGCTCCAGGCCAAACTCGACAAATACCCGGGCCTGGTAGGGCGGGACATCGTCAAAAATGCCACGATCTCAAAACCCTTTGTCTGGAAAGAGGGCCTCTGGGACGTCGAAGCAGACAAACCCGAAGACACAGGCAAACCAAAATACAAGGTCGTCGCTTACGACTTCGGCATGAAACACAACATCCTGCGAAATCTCGCCTCCCGCGGCTGCGAGGTCCACGTCGTACCCGCTGACACACCAGCAGGGCGGATCATGCAGCGAAAACCCCACGGCATCTTCCTCAGCAACGGCCCAGGCGATCCCGCTGCTGTAGCATACGCAGTAGAGAACATCAAGAAGCTGCTCGGCAAGGCGCCGATCTTCGGCATCTGCCTCGGCCATCAGCTCCTCTCGCTAGCACTGGGCGGTACGACATACAAGCTCAAGTTCGGCCACCGCGGTGCGAATCATCCTGTAAAGAATCTCCGCACCAAGGAGATCGAGATCACCAGCCAGAACCACGGCTTCTGCGCCGATCTCGAATCGCTCAAGGAAACTGACGTAGAGCTGACCCACATGAACCTTAACGACAACACCCTCGAAGGCATCTACAGCAAAAAGCTAGGCGCGTTCTCCGTCCAGTACCACCCCGAAGCCTCCCCGGGACCGCATGACGCAAGCTACCTCTTCGAAGAATTCACCAGGCTCATGGACGAATGGAAAAAGAAGAAATGA